The Bradyrhizobium sp. CCBAU 051011 DNA segment GCGATATCGGCGGCGCCACCCACGGCGCCTATAATCCCGCCGCGACCGAGATCTTTCAGGAAGGCCTGCGCGTTCCGCCGATCAAATTGTATGAAGCCGGCAAGCTGCGCGACGATCTGCTTGATCTCCTGGCGCTGAACATTCGCAACCCCCGCGAATTCCGCGGCGACCTTGCCGCAATGCTGGGCGCGGCGCATCTCGGCGAGCGTCGGCTGTCGCGTTTGTTTTCGGAGTTCGGGGCACCGGTGGTCGAAGCCGCCGTCGAGGCGATCCTCGATGCAACGGAGCAGCAGACGAGGGCGGTGGTTTCGACGTGGAAGGACGGCGTATTCCACGGCGAGGCATTTCTCGATGACGACGGCCATGGCCGCACCGACATCCGCATTGCCGCGAAGGTGACCAAGAAGGGCAGCGACGTCGAGGTCGATCTCTCCGATTCCGATCCGCAATCCACCAGCTTTGTGAACTCCTCGCACGCCAACATGCAGGCCGCCGTCGCGATGGCGTTCGCCTATCTAATCGACGCCGAGATTCCCAAAAACACCGGCGCGTTGCGGCCGCTGAAGGTGATCGCAAAGCAGGGCACGGTGGTGTGGGCCGATCCCGGCCGGCCGGTGACGCTGTGCACCAGCCACCCCTCCAATGAAATCGTCGAGGCGATCGTGAAGGCGCTGTCCGCGTCCTGTCCGGAGCGCGCAATGGCCGGCTGGAGCCGGCGCTTTCGCATCGCGATCCAGGGCGAAGATCCGCGCACCGGAAAGAATTTCATCTGGCACCTGTTTCAGGCGCGGCCCGGCGGCGGCGCGTCGTCGGGCGGCGACGGCTGGTCGTCGATCGGCGAGTGGCACTCGGTTGGCGGGCTCAAATTCGGCAGTCTCGAAGTCGCCGAAGTGCGCTTTCCCCTGCATTTCCGCACCCATGAATTCCGCCCCGGCTCGGGCGGCGACGGCCAGCATCGCGGCGGTCTCGGCGTGTCGCTCGATCTGGTGCTGGAGACGGCAAAGCCCGCAAAGGGCAACACCGCCGGCGACGGCGCACGCCACGGTCCCTGCGGTATGCTCGGCGGCGAGGATGGTAAGCCGCACCAATATCGTCTCTTGTCCGAAGGCCGCGAGCCGCGCGTGTTGCGCACCAAGGAGGTCGGCATCGAGTTGCACCCCGGCGATTGCCTTGAGATACGATCCTCCGGCGGCGGCGGCTGGGGGCCGCCCGCCAAGCGATCGGAAGAGGCCCGCCGTCGCGACCGCGAGCAGGGCATGACCGAAGTCCCGGCGGAGCAGCGTAGCTAATCATGTTCAGGATAGGCGTTGACGTCGGCGGGACCTACACTGATCTCGTGGCTACCGACGAGAGCGGGCGAACCGTGTTTGCAAAATCCCCGTCCACCCCGGCGGATCAATCGATCGGCGTGATGGCAGGACTTGAGGAGCTGGCGCGGCGTCTGAATGTCACGCGCGCCGAAATGCTCGCCGCGACCGATCGCCTCGTGCACGGCACCACGGTTGCTACCAATGCGCTCCTGGAGCGCAAGGGCGCCAAGGTTGCGCTTATTACCACTGAAGGCCATCGCGACGTCATCGAGATGCGCGAGGGCCTCAAGCCGGACCGCTACGACCTGCGCTCGCCGCCGCCGGCGCCGCTGGTGCCGCGCGATCTGCGCTTCGGTGTGAAAGAGCGGCTCAAGGCCAACGGCGAGATTCTGATTCCGCTCGAGGCGACATCGCTCGACGACGCCATAGCCGGGATCAAGCGATCAGGCGCGACCTCAGTCGCGGTGTGCTTCTTGCATTCCTATCTCAATCCCGTTCACGAACTCGCCGCCGTCGAGCGGCTGAAGCAGGCGCTGCCTGGCATCAGCATCTCCCGCTCCAGCGACGTGCTACCGCAGATCAAGGAGTATGAGCGCGTCTCGACCACGATCGTGAACGCCTATGTCGAGCCGATCGTACGGCGCTATCTGACCAATCTCGAAACGCGGCTCGG contains these protein-coding regions:
- a CDS encoding hydantoinase B/oxoprolinase family protein, translated to MSAKIDPITRSVVQHRLSSIVKEMGEAMLRTSYSQILNSSRDFSLAICDTSARLIAQADHLPVHVGALPWATLAVEERFKDVAQGDVFLLNDPYYGGSHLPDLTAFVPVFADGKRLLWTIVRAHQSDIGGATHGAYNPAATEIFQEGLRVPPIKLYEAGKLRDDLLDLLALNIRNPREFRGDLAAMLGAAHLGERRLSRLFSEFGAPVVEAAVEAILDATEQQTRAVVSTWKDGVFHGEAFLDDDGHGRTDIRIAAKVTKKGSDVEVDLSDSDPQSTSFVNSSHANMQAAVAMAFAYLIDAEIPKNTGALRPLKVIAKQGTVVWADPGRPVTLCTSHPSNEIVEAIVKALSASCPERAMAGWSRRFRIAIQGEDPRTGKNFIWHLFQARPGGGASSGGDGWSSIGEWHSVGGLKFGSLEVAEVRFPLHFRTHEFRPGSGGDGQHRGGLGVSLDLVLETAKPAKGNTAGDGARHGPCGMLGGEDGKPHQYRLLSEGREPRVLRTKEVGIELHPGDCLEIRSSGGGGWGPPAKRSEEARRRDREQGMTEVPAEQRS